The DNA sequence GAGCGGGCGTCCCAGACCGGACGCCCGCTCGGTCTTCAGCGGCCTCATCCCCTGGCCTGAACCCGGCAGTCCGTGGAGTCAGCTCCCCCGCAGAAACAGCCCGAAATCCACGGTCTATGGGCGGTTGTGCGCCTGGGGAGAAGTTTCCGCGCGGCGTGGGCCACCGTCCTCGAAGAGGACGACCCGGAGTTGGGCACCGATTGGGAATGGGGCAAGCCGCCGACGGGCGCATGGTCAAAGCCCCAGTGGGGAAAAGGGGGTCTAGAGCATTTGTCCGAATTGGGCCGCGCGTGGAAGGGCATTCCTCACGGCACCATTCTCCTCCATGCGCATTCAAGTTCGCCCTGCTCGGTCAAAAAGAAGTCCTCCTTTTGGCAAACGCCCTAAGCCGCAAGGTCAAGATTCTCATTAGACCGAACCGCCTGCCCGTACTGGGCGACC is a window from the Deinococcus hopiensis KR-140 genome containing:
- a CDS encoding transposase, with the protein product MINTPRKKSGRPRPDARSVFSGLIPWPEPGSPWSQLPRRNSPKSTVYGRLCAWGEVSARRGPPSSKRTTRSWAPIGNGASRRRAHGQSPSGEKGV